CCCGGCGTCGTGCACGACGGGGAGCAGCAGGATCTCCGACACCGAGGGGTAGATGTCGTCGCGCCGGTCGGGGGAGGCCACGGCGGAGCAGGCTAGCGCCGGGGCCGACAGGCCGTCAGGCATCGGCCCGCTCGCCTGCCAGGCTGTCGGTTGCCTGCGCCGGTGCCGCGACCGAGGGTGGGGCCACGCCGGGCGCTCCCCGGCGTCCGCGCGATACCGCGGAATCGGCCCGGCTGTGCAACGGGAAGCGCAGCCTTGCGTTACAAATCTGATGCAATTCGTCGTCAACGCTGCCGACGGCCACGGAATCCCTTGTCCTGGGCCGGGGAGCGTGCGAGGATCCCCCCGGTTTGGGCGGACGCCGCGGTCCGGGGGCTCGCGGAAGGCAGGAGGAGAGCCGGTGACGGAGCAGGGTCATCAGTACGTCGACGGGCGCCTGCGCACCGGGAGCTCCGGCGAGACGCACGACGTGCTGAACCCGGCGGACGGCAGCGTCGTCGCCGTCGCCGACCTCGCCGGCCCGGCCGACGTCGACCTCGCCGTCGCCGCCGCCACCCGCGCGCAGGCCGAGTGGGCCCGCGCGACCCCGGGGGAGCGCGCCACCGCGCTCAACGCCCTGGCCGCCGCGATGGCGGAGCGGGCCGAGGAGTACGCCCAGGTCGAGACCGCGCAGGCGGGCAAGCCCATCAAGCTCTCGCGCGAGTTCGACGTCCCCGGCTCGATCGACAACGTCTCGTTCTACGCCGGCGCCGCGCGCAACCTCGAGGGCCGCGCGGCCGCGGAGTACGACGGCGCGCACACCTCGATGGTGCGGCGCGAGCCGGTCGGCGTGGTGGGCTCGATCGCGCCGTGGAACTACCCGCTCCAGATGGCCGTGTGGAAGGCGCTTCCCGCGATCGCCGCCGGCAACGCCATCGTGCTCAAGCCCGCCGAGCTCACCCCGCTCACCTCGCTCATGCTCGCCGAGGACTGCACGCGCGCCGGGATCCCCGACGGCGTCGTCAACGTCCTCACCGGCGCCGGGCGCGTGGTCGGCGAGGCGCTGGTGAGCCACCCCGGCGTGCGGATGGTGTCCTTCACCGGGTCGACCCCGGTCGGCACCCGCGTGATGGAGCTCGCCTCGCGCACGGCCAAGCGCGTCCACCTCGAGCTCGGCGGCAAGGCCCCGTTCGTGGTGTTCGACGACGCCGACCTCCAGGCCGCCGTCGAGGGCGCCGTCGCGGGCGCCCTGATCAACACCGGCCAGGACTGCACCGCCGCCACCCGCGCCTACGTGCAGCGGCCCCTCTACGACGCGTTCGTCCAGGGCGTGGCCGACCTCATGGCCACCGTGCGCCTCGGCGACCCGACCGACCCCTCGACCGACCAGGGCCCGCTGGTGTCGACCCGCCAGCGCGACTCGGTCGCCGGCTACGTCGACCGGGCCCGCGGCTACGGCGCCAAGGTGGTCGTCGGCGGCCGCGCCCCCGGCGGTGCGCTGGCCTCGGGCGCCTACTACGAGCCCACCCTGGTCGTCGACGTCGCCCAGGACTCCGAGATCGTGCAGGAGGAGCTGTTCGGGCCGGTCCTCGTCGTGCTGCCGTTCGACGGCGACGACGAGGGGATCGCGCTGGCGAACGACACGCCCTACGGGCTGGCGGCGTCGGCGTGGTCGCGCGACGTGGTGCGCTCGATGCGGGCGAGCCGCGAGATCCAGGCCGGCTGCGTGTGGATCAACGACCACATCCCGATCATCAGCGAGATGCCCCACGGCGGCTACAAGGCCTCCGGGTTCGGCAAGGACATGAGCCAGTACTCCTTCGACGAGTACACCCAGGTCAAGCACGTCTCCATCGACACCACCGGCGAGGTGCGCAAGGACTGGCACCGAACGATTTTCGGAGATCGAACGTCATAGTCAGGTAGCACGACCACCGTCCCGTCCGCAGCACCACCAGAACGAGGAGTCCGCACGATGGCCCAGCGCCCCCTTGACCCGATGACCCAGGCCGTCCAGGCCGCCGCACGCGCCGGTGTCCCCCGTCGTCGACTCCTCCAGGCCGCGGCCATGGGTGGAGCCGCGGTGGCGGCCTCGCCCCTGATCGCCGCGTGCGGCACCAAGGGCACGGCCAACACCAGCGACAGCGGCAGCCCGAGCGCCGCGCCCACCACCCCGGACAAGTCCGACACCGACAAGACGCTGAACTTCAGCAACTGGCAGCTCTACATCGACGTCGCGGACAACAACGAGAACGACCACCCGACGCTCGACCAGTTCAAGGCGAAGACCGGTGTCACGGTGAAGTACACCGAGGACATCAACGACAACGACACCTTCTACGCCAAGATCCTCCCGGCGCTCCAGGCCGGCCAGGACACCGGCCGCGACCTGTTCGCCCTCACCGACTGGATGGCCGCGCGCCTCATCCGCCAGGGCTACGTCCAGAAGGTCGACAAGACCCTGCTGCCCAACGTGTCGGCCAACCTCATCGACTCGCTCAAGTCGCCCACCTGGGACCCCAACCGCGACTACTCCGCGCCGTGGCAGTCCGGCGTCACCGGCATCGCCTACAACTCGGCGAAGGTGCCCGAGGTCAAGAACATCACCGAGCTGTTCACCCGCCCCGACCTCAAGGGCAAGGTCACGGTGCTCACCGAGTGGCGCGACACCATGGGCCTGATCCTGCTCGAGCAGGGCAAGGACCCGGCCAACTTCACCGCCGACGACTTCAACGCGGCGATCGACATGCTCCAGAAGGCCAACGACTCCGGCCAGATCCGGCAGTTCACCGGCAACGACTACTCGCAGCTGCTCACGAACGGCTCGGCGTACG
This portion of the Frankiales bacterium genome encodes:
- a CDS encoding aldehyde dehydrogenase family protein, which produces MQFVVNAADGHGIPCPGPGSVRGSPRFGRTPRSGGSRKAGGEPVTEQGHQYVDGRLRTGSSGETHDVLNPADGSVVAVADLAGPADVDLAVAAATRAQAEWARATPGERATALNALAAAMAERAEEYAQVETAQAGKPIKLSREFDVPGSIDNVSFYAGAARNLEGRAAAEYDGAHTSMVRREPVGVVGSIAPWNYPLQMAVWKALPAIAAGNAIVLKPAELTPLTSLMLAEDCTRAGIPDGVVNVLTGAGRVVGEALVSHPGVRMVSFTGSTPVGTRVMELASRTAKRVHLELGGKAPFVVFDDADLQAAVEGAVAGALINTGQDCTAATRAYVQRPLYDAFVQGVADLMATVRLGDPTDPSTDQGPLVSTRQRDSVAGYVDRARGYGAKVVVGGRAPGGALASGAYYEPTLVVDVAQDSEIVQEELFGPVLVVLPFDGDDEGIALANDTPYGLAASAWSRDVVRSMRASREIQAGCVWINDHIPIISEMPHGGYKASGFGKDMSQYSFDEYTQVKHVSIDTTGEVRKDWHRTIFGDRTS
- a CDS encoding extracellular solute-binding protein, with amino-acid sequence MTQAVQAAARAGVPRRRLLQAAAMGGAAVAASPLIAACGTKGTANTSDSGSPSAAPTTPDKSDTDKTLNFSNWQLYIDVADNNENDHPTLDQFKAKTGVTVKYTEDINDNDTFYAKILPALQAGQDTGRDLFALTDWMAARLIRQGYVQKVDKTLLPNVSANLIDSLKSPTWDPNRDYSAPWQSGVTGIAYNSAKVPEVKNITELFTRPDLKGKVTVLTEWRDTMGLILLEQGKDPANFTADDFNAAIDMLQKANDSGQIRQFTGNDYSQLLTNGSAYACMAWSGDVVQLQADNDKIKFVQPEAGMMIWADNMLIPNMAQHKKNAEELMNFYYDPAIAAELTAYVQYICPVKGAQEAMAKVDKTLVDNPLIFPDDAFLSKTHLFMGLEEATESTYANAFNKVKGA